A window of Hevea brasiliensis isolate MT/VB/25A 57/8 chromosome 14, ASM3005281v1, whole genome shotgun sequence contains these coding sequences:
- the LOC131173003 gene encoding uncharacterized protein LOC131173003, translated as MNQAQHIEVSFSKQSEQSKIEYRCRLNASIIYLRYVLMQGLAFRGNDESENSSNQGNFLELLKVLASCNEEINNVVLKNAPDNLKLTSPDIQKDIINAAATEITKAIITDLGDDLFSILVDECRDVSVKEQMGVVIRYVNGSGCVIERFIGLVHVHNTSAASLKKGIESLLSTYGLSISSLRGQGYDGASNMRGEFNGLKSLILKENSSAYYIHCFAHQLQLTLVVVAKKHSSIGSFFNTVTRLVNVIGGSCKRMDMLREKQLEKVFEGIAKGEIKTGHGLNQETRRYSLEFSL; from the coding sequence ATGAATCAAGCTCAACACATTGAAGTTTCTTTTTCAAAACAATCAGAACAGTCAAAAATTGAGTATCGTTGTAGGTTAAATGCATCAATTATATATCTTCGTTATGTCTTGATGCAAGGATTGGCTTTTCGGGGGAACGATGAGTCtgaaaattcatcaaatcaaGGAAATTTTCTTGAATTATTAAAAGTTCTGGCTTCATGTAATGAAGAAATTAATAATGTTGTGTTGAAGAATGCTCCTGACAATCTCAAACTCACATCTCCTGATATTCAAAAAGATATCATTAATGCAGCTGCAACTGAGATAACAAAGGCTATAATTACGGATTTGGGGGATGATTTGTTCTCTATTTTAGTTGATGAATGTCGAGATGTATCAGTTAAAGAGCAAATGGGAGTTGTCATAAGATATGTCAATGGATCTGGATGTGTCATTGAAAGATTTATTGGTCTTGTGCATGTCCATAATACAAGTGCAGCATCTCTTAAAAAAGGTATTGAGTCTTTGCTCTCTACTTATGGCTTGAGTATATCTAGTTTGAGAGGTCAAGGCTATGATGGAGCTAGTAATATGCGAGGTGAATTTAATGGCCTTAAAAGTTTGATTTTGAAGGAGAATTCTAGTGCTTATTATATCCATTGTTTTGCTCATCAACTCCAACTCACACTTGTTGTTGTTGCTAAAAAGCATTCAAGTATAGGTTCTTTTTTTAATACTGTTACTCGTTTGGTCAATGTTATTGGAGGTTCTTGTAAACGCATGGACATGCTTCGAGAAAAACAACTAGAGAAAGTGTTTGAAGGAATTGCAAAAGGTGAAATAAAAACTGGACATGGTCTAAATCAAGAAACCAGGAGATACTCGTTGGAGTTCTCATTATGA